From a single Streptomyces misionensis genomic region:
- a CDS encoding MFS transporter, with protein MAIDTTTQTSPATTTPPGVPRLSTRDKLVLFVLCAAQFMVALDFSVLNVALPGLGRDLGMSQSALQWAVTAFALPSGGFLLLFGRVGDLFGRRGLFLTGLAVFGAASLLSTLAWDPASFLAGRALQGIGAAAIVPTGMSLLTTTFPEGPARDRALGISGTLLSLGFTIGMVAGGTLTDTFGWRSTMALLTVFALIVLPLAPGLLPKTPPRGPHGVAGAPAPERPRLDVPGAVTVTTGLLSLIYALSTAADHGFGRADVIAALIAGLVLLTAFAIVESRSAAPLVSLPMLRRRTVAWGNLGGLVTFSMMSTIVFVLTLYLQEILRLSAFETGLVFGVQGLLSVVAGTLAPKVIGRLGARRTLVCSLTGQGALIATLLLLDTHGWSAWLATAAVALASMCHLGAIISYGLTVTSGVPDEEQGLATGLVTSTQQVGITIGIPLLGVLATTSGDLLSGVHTVVALDAAIVLAAAALIGLALRRTQSRT; from the coding sequence ATGGCGATCGACACCACCACCCAGACCTCCCCCGCGACGACCACCCCACCCGGTGTCCCCCGGCTGTCGACGCGTGACAAGCTCGTCCTGTTCGTGCTGTGCGCGGCCCAGTTCATGGTCGCGCTGGACTTCTCCGTACTGAACGTGGCGCTGCCCGGCCTCGGCCGCGACCTCGGCATGAGCCAGTCCGCGCTCCAGTGGGCCGTCACCGCGTTCGCGCTGCCCTCCGGGGGCTTCCTGCTGCTGTTCGGGCGCGTCGGCGACCTGTTCGGGCGCCGCGGGCTGTTCCTGACCGGGCTGGCCGTGTTCGGCGCGGCCTCGCTGCTGTCCACCCTCGCCTGGGACCCGGCCTCCTTCCTCGCCGGGCGCGCCCTCCAGGGGATCGGCGCGGCGGCGATCGTACCGACCGGCATGTCCCTGCTGACCACCACCTTCCCGGAGGGTCCGGCCCGCGACCGCGCCCTCGGCATCTCCGGCACCCTGCTGTCGCTGGGCTTCACCATCGGCATGGTCGCGGGCGGCACCCTCACCGACACCTTCGGCTGGCGCTCCACGATGGCCCTGCTGACGGTGTTCGCGCTGATCGTGCTGCCGCTCGCGCCGGGCCTGCTGCCGAAGACGCCACCCCGCGGCCCGCACGGCGTCGCGGGTGCCCCGGCCCCGGAGCGCCCACGCCTGGACGTGCCCGGCGCGGTCACCGTCACCACCGGTCTGCTGTCCCTGATCTACGCCCTGTCCACCGCCGCCGACCACGGCTTCGGCCGCGCCGACGTCATCGCGGCCCTGATCGCCGGTCTGGTGCTGCTGACCGCGTTCGCGATCGTGGAGTCCCGCTCGGCCGCGCCCCTGGTCTCGCTGCCGATGCTGCGCCGGCGCACGGTGGCGTGGGGCAACCTGGGCGGTCTGGTCACCTTCTCGATGATGTCCACCATCGTCTTCGTGCTGACCCTGTACCTCCAGGAGATCCTGCGTCTGTCCGCCTTCGAGACCGGTCTGGTCTTCGGCGTCCAGGGCCTGCTGTCCGTCGTGGCCGGCACCCTCGCGCCGAAGGTCATCGGCCGCCTCGGCGCTCGCCGCACCCTGGTCTGCTCACTGACCGGCCAGGGCGCCCTGATCGCGACCCTGCTCCTGCTGGACACCCACGGCTGGTCGGCGTGGCTCGCCACCGCCGCGGTCGCCCTGGCCAGCATGTGCCACCTGGGCGCGATCATCTCCTACGGCCTGACGGTCACCTCGGGCGTCCCGGACGAGGAGCAGGGCCTGGCCACCGGCCTGGTGACCTCCACGCAGCAGGTCGGCATCACGATCGGCATCCCGCTGCTGGGCGTCCTGGCCACCACCTCCGGCGACCTGCTGTCCGGCGTGCACACCGTGGTCGCCCTGGACGCGGCGATCGTCCTCGCCGCCGCGGCCCTGATCGGCCTGGCCCTGCGCCGGACTCAGTCCAGGACCTGA
- a CDS encoding S66 family peptidase, translated as MTTRYPRPLRPGDRIGVTSPSSGVAGPLRARLDAAIEVVEARGYEVVVGRCMDGATHVSAPAAERAAELTRMLTDPAIRAVVPPWGGETAIDLMPHLDFEAIGRAEPTWLVGYSDMSTVLAPLTLLTGVATVHGNCLMETPYRTPEGLLSWLDVVAAPQGGPFAQTPPGRHYTGGRPDWVGDPGMRELPLEGTGGWRRLDADGDVDVEGRLIGGCIETVAPLAGTRYLDPARLAGDGPLLVYVEACEDGALTIARHLHGMRLAGFFDRAAAVLVGRTRAPDAPALTQHEAVLDALGPLGVPIVADVECGHVAPYLPLVNGARGRVVHTAARSEIVQVLD; from the coding sequence ATGACGACGCGATACCCGCGCCCCCTGCGCCCCGGTGACCGTATCGGCGTGACCTCGCCCTCCTCGGGCGTGGCCGGACCCCTCAGGGCGCGCCTCGACGCCGCGATCGAGGTGGTCGAGGCGCGCGGCTACGAGGTGGTCGTCGGCCGGTGCATGGACGGCGCCACCCACGTCAGCGCCCCGGCGGCCGAACGCGCCGCCGAGCTGACGCGGATGCTGACCGACCCCGCGATCCGGGCCGTGGTGCCGCCGTGGGGCGGCGAGACGGCCATCGACCTGATGCCCCACCTGGACTTCGAGGCGATCGGCCGGGCCGAGCCCACCTGGCTCGTCGGCTACTCGGACATGTCGACCGTGCTCGCCCCGCTGACCCTGCTGACCGGGGTGGCGACCGTGCACGGCAACTGCCTCATGGAGACCCCGTACCGGACGCCCGAGGGGCTGCTGTCCTGGCTGGACGTCGTGGCCGCGCCCCAGGGCGGGCCGTTCGCCCAGACCCCGCCCGGCCGGCACTACACCGGCGGCCGGCCCGACTGGGTCGGCGACCCCGGGATGCGCGAACTGCCCCTGGAGGGCACGGGCGGCTGGCGGCGGCTCGACGCCGACGGGGACGTGGACGTCGAGGGGCGGCTGATCGGCGGCTGCATCGAGACCGTCGCCCCGCTCGCCGGCACCCGTTACCTCGACCCGGCGCGCCTCGCGGGCGACGGGCCGCTGCTCGTCTACGTCGAGGCCTGCGAGGACGGCGCGCTCACCATCGCCCGTCATCTGCACGGCATGCGCCTCGCCGGGTTCTTCGACCGGGCGGCCGCCGTCCTGGTCGGCCGCACCCGCGCCCCCGACGCGCCGGCCCTCACCCAGCACGAGGCCGTCCTCGACGCGCTCGGGCCGCTCGGCGTGCCGATCGTCGCCGATGTCGAGTGCGGGCACGTGGCGCCGTACCTCCCGCTGGTGAACGGCGCGCGCGGCCGTGTGGTGCACACGGCCGCGCGGAGCGAGATCGTTCAGGTCCTGGACTGA
- a CDS encoding hemolysin family protein, which translates to MSPQIVIGAIALVVVAWLAACAEAGLARVSSFRAEEAVKSGRRGGAKLAQVAADPTRYLNVALLVRVACEMAAAALVTYACLEAFPATWQALLVAIAVMVLVSYVAVGVSPRTIGRQHPLNTATFAAYVLVPLARVMGPVPSLLILLGNALTPGKGFRHGPFASEAELRALVDLAEKESLIEDEERRMVHSVFELGDTLVREVMVPRTDLVTIERFKTIRQALTLALRSGFSRIPVTGESEDDIVGIVYLKDLVRKTHISREAESDLVSTAMRPAVFVPDTKNAGDLLREMQKERNHVAVVIDEYGGTAGIVTIEDILEEIVGEITDEYDRELPPVVDLGDDRYRVTARLDITDLGELYGLEEYDDEDVETVGGLLAKALGRVPIAGASAQVELPDERRLKLTAEASAGRRNKIATVLVEPAGSDEEEKPE; encoded by the coding sequence ATGTCCCCGCAGATCGTGATCGGCGCGATCGCGCTGGTCGTCGTCGCCTGGCTCGCCGCCTGCGCGGAGGCGGGCCTCGCCCGGGTCTCCAGCTTCCGGGCCGAGGAGGCCGTGAAGTCCGGGCGGCGCGGCGGCGCCAAGCTGGCGCAGGTCGCCGCCGACCCCACCCGCTACCTCAACGTGGCCCTGCTGGTCCGTGTCGCCTGCGAGATGGCGGCCGCCGCCCTGGTCACCTACGCCTGTCTGGAGGCTTTCCCGGCCACCTGGCAGGCCCTGCTGGTCGCCATCGCCGTGATGGTCCTGGTGTCGTACGTCGCCGTCGGCGTCTCGCCGCGCACCATCGGCCGCCAGCACCCGCTGAACACGGCGACCTTCGCCGCGTACGTGCTGGTGCCGCTGGCCCGGGTGATGGGCCCGGTCCCGTCGCTGCTGATCCTCCTCGGCAACGCGCTGACCCCCGGCAAGGGCTTCCGGCACGGCCCGTTCGCCTCCGAGGCGGAGCTGCGCGCCCTGGTCGACCTCGCCGAGAAGGAGTCGCTGATCGAGGACGAGGAGCGCCGCATGGTGCACTCCGTCTTCGAGCTGGGCGACACCCTGGTGCGCGAGGTCATGGTGCCGCGCACCGACCTGGTGACCATCGAGCGGTTCAAGACGATCCGGCAGGCCCTCACCCTCGCCCTGCGCTCCGGGTTCTCCCGGATTCCGGTGACCGGCGAGAGCGAGGACGACATCGTCGGGATCGTGTACCTGAAGGACCTGGTCCGCAAGACGCACATCAGCCGGGAGGCGGAGAGCGACCTGGTGTCCACCGCCATGCGCCCGGCCGTGTTCGTGCCCGACACCAAGAACGCCGGCGATCTGCTGCGCGAGATGCAGAAGGAGCGCAACCACGTCGCCGTCGTCATCGACGAGTACGGCGGCACGGCGGGCATCGTCACCATCGAGGACATCCTGGAGGAGATCGTCGGCGAGATCACCGACGAGTACGACCGGGAACTCCCGCCCGTCGTCGACCTCGGCGACGACCGCTACCGGGTCACCGCCCGCCTCGACATCACCGACCTCGGCGAGCTGTACGGCCTGGAGGAGTACGACGACGAGGACGTGGAGACGGTTGGCGGACTGCTCGCCAAGGCCCTCGGGCGCGTGCCCATCGCGGGCGCGTCCGCGCAGGTCGAACTCCCCGACGAGCGGCGGCTGAAGCTGACCGCGGAGGCGTCGGCCGGCCGCCGGAACAAGATCGCCACGGTGCTGGTGGAACCCGCCGGGTCCGACGAGGAGGAGAAGCCCGAGTGA
- a CDS encoding MmcQ/YjbR family DNA-binding protein yields MTPQELRAFCLSFNAAVEDFPFDTQTSVFKVLGKMFALTNLGARPLTVNLKCDPEDAVRLRADHEGLIVPGWHMNKRHWNTVTADGALPDRLLRELVEDSYDLVVAGLPRAQRLRLDRP; encoded by the coding sequence GTGACCCCCCAGGAGCTGCGCGCCTTCTGCCTGTCGTTCAACGCGGCGGTGGAGGACTTCCCGTTCGACACGCAGACCTCGGTCTTCAAGGTGCTGGGCAAGATGTTCGCCCTGACGAACCTGGGCGCGCGGCCCCTGACGGTCAACCTCAAGTGCGATCCGGAGGACGCGGTACGGCTGCGCGCCGACCACGAGGGCCTGATCGTTCCCGGCTGGCACATGAACAAGCGGCACTGGAACACCGTCACCGCCGACGGCGCCCTGCCGGACCGGCTGCTGCGGGAGCTGGTCGAGGACTCCTACGACCTCGTCGTGGCGGGGCTGCCCAGGGCGCAGCGGCTGCGGCTGGACCGGCCGTAA